A region of Haloplanus sp. XH21 DNA encodes the following proteins:
- a CDS encoding DUF371 domain-containing protein — MREVVHAHGHEHVAATHESTFEVTTDDWLTPAGDCIVGIDADRAPADFDDDFVAACRDPGSTITLTLEADGTVERVQARGHPDLTFESDRSAVVRTSTYADDRTVAVGADAAAADLDRDLIAALEAGADLTLTLTVE; from the coding sequence ATGCGAGAGGTCGTCCACGCCCACGGTCACGAACACGTCGCTGCGACCCACGAGAGCACGTTCGAAGTGACGACCGACGACTGGTTGACGCCCGCCGGCGACTGCATCGTCGGCATCGACGCCGACCGGGCACCGGCCGACTTCGACGACGACTTCGTCGCCGCCTGCCGCGATCCGGGATCGACCATCACGCTGACCCTCGAGGCCGACGGCACGGTCGAACGCGTCCAGGCCCGCGGCCACCCCGACCTCACCTTCGAGAGCGACCGGAGCGCCGTCGTGCGGACGAGCACGTACGCCGACGACCGCACCGTCGCCGTCGGCGCCGACGCCGCTGCGGCTGATCTGGACCGCGACCTGATCGCCGCCCTCGAAGCCGGCGCCGATCTCACGCTCACGCTGACCGTCGAGTGA
- a CDS encoding 2-oxoacid:acceptor oxidoreductase subunit alpha, protein MPADFNWAIGGEAGDGIDSTGKIFAQALSRAGRHVFTSKDFASRIRGGYTAYKVRTSVDQVQSVVDRLDVLIALTQRTIDENLNELHEGSVIIYDGDRTTMQDVEIPEDVIGLDVPLKSLAEDAGGAIMRNVVALGAACAVSGFPIENLDSALEKRFGDKGEAIVDNNKSAARKGREYVESEFDQPFGYDLECTDENYVLLNGDEAIGMGAIAAGCRFYAGYPITPATNVMEYLTGRVERYGGHVVQAEDELAAINLALGAARAGARSMTATSGPGIDLMTETFGLIATSETPLVIVDVMRSGPSTGMPTKQEQGDLNTLLYGGHGEVPRFVLAPTTIADCFHKTVEAFNLAEKYQIPVYLTADLSLAVTEQTYPPEEFDMDAVEIERGKIVDEGTVGEWQDEEGRFKPHALTDDGISPRSLPGTEGGVHMSTGLEHDELGRRTEDREMRVQQVDKRSRKVETAREREAFEPREFGDPDAETLVLSWGSNEGALIEAERFLDDEGIDARYLSVPYLFPRPDLTEAVEAAETVIVVECNATGQFADIVEHDTLTRVTRINKYDGVRFKADELAERIAAVLTDDTEEATA, encoded by the coding sequence ATGCCTGCGGACTTCAATTGGGCGATCGGTGGCGAGGCCGGTGACGGCATCGACTCCACCGGGAAAATCTTCGCCCAGGCGCTCTCGAGGGCCGGTCGGCACGTGTTCACCTCCAAAGACTTCGCGTCGCGCATTCGGGGCGGCTACACGGCGTACAAAGTCCGCACGTCAGTAGACCAGGTACAGAGCGTCGTCGACCGGCTGGACGTGCTCATCGCACTCACCCAGCGGACCATCGACGAGAACCTGAACGAACTCCACGAGGGGAGCGTTATCATCTACGATGGGGACCGAACGACGATGCAGGACGTCGAGATCCCCGAGGACGTGATCGGCCTCGACGTGCCTCTGAAAAGCCTCGCCGAAGACGCCGGCGGGGCCATCATGCGCAACGTCGTCGCCCTCGGCGCCGCGTGTGCCGTCAGCGGCTTTCCCATCGAGAACCTCGACAGCGCGCTGGAGAAACGCTTCGGGGACAAGGGCGAGGCCATCGTCGACAACAACAAGTCGGCGGCGCGGAAGGGCCGCGAGTACGTCGAATCGGAGTTCGACCAGCCCTTCGGCTACGATCTCGAGTGTACCGACGAGAACTACGTCCTCCTGAACGGCGACGAGGCCATCGGTATGGGCGCCATCGCTGCAGGCTGTCGCTTCTACGCGGGCTACCCCATCACCCCCGCGACCAACGTGATGGAGTATCTCACCGGACGGGTCGAGCGCTACGGCGGCCACGTCGTCCAAGCCGAGGACGAACTCGCCGCGATCAACCTCGCGCTCGGCGCCGCCCGGGCGGGCGCCCGGTCGATGACCGCCACCTCCGGTCCCGGGATCGACCTCATGACCGAGACGTTCGGCCTGATCGCGACCAGCGAGACGCCGCTGGTCATCGTCGACGTGATGCGCTCCGGCCCCTCGACCGGGATGCCGACCAAGCAGGAACAGGGCGACCTGAACACCCTGCTCTACGGTGGCCACGGGGAAGTGCCGCGGTTCGTCCTCGCGCCGACGACCATCGCCGACTGTTTCCACAAGACCGTCGAGGCGTTCAACCTCGCCGAGAAATACCAGATCCCGGTGTATCTCACCGCCGACCTCTCGCTCGCAGTCACCGAGCAGACGTACCCACCCGAGGAGTTCGACATGGACGCGGTCGAGATCGAGCGCGGGAAGATCGTCGACGAGGGGACCGTCGGCGAGTGGCAGGACGAGGAAGGACGGTTCAAGCCCCACGCGCTCACCGACGACGGCATCAGCCCGCGCTCCCTGCCGGGGACTGAGGGCGGCGTTCACATGTCGACGGGGCTCGAACACGACGAACTCGGTCGCCGGACCGAGGATCGGGAGATGCGCGTCCAGCAGGTTGACAAACGCTCCCGGAAAGTCGAGACGGCCCGGGAGCGCGAGGCGTTCGAACCCCGGGAGTTCGGCGATCCCGACGCCGAGACGCTCGTGCTCTCGTGGGGGTCGAACGAGGGGGCGCTGATCGAAGCCGAGCGGTTCCTCGACGACGAGGGGATCGACGCGCGATATCTCTCGGTGCCGTATCTCTTCCCCCGCCCCGATCTGACGGAGGCGGTCGAAGCCGCCGAGACCGTCATCGTCGTCGAATGCAACGCGACGGGGCAGTTCGCCGACATCGTCGAACACGACACGCTGACGCGCGTCACCCGGATCAACAAGTACGACGGCGTCCGCTTCAAGGCGGACGAACTCGCCGAGCGCATCGCCGCAGTCCTGACGGACGACACGGAGGAAGCCACTGCATGA
- a CDS encoding 2-oxoacid:ferredoxin oxidoreductase subunit beta yields the protein MSSNVRFTDFKSDAQPTWCPGCGDFGTMNGMMKALAETGNSPDDTFVVAGIGCSGKIGTYMRSYAIHGVHGRALPVGAGVKLANPDIEVMVAGGDGDGYSIGAGHFIHAVRRNVDMTYVVMDNRIYGLTKGQASPTSREDFETSTTPEGPQQPPVNPLALALAASGTFIAQSFSTDAQRHADIVKQAVEHDGFGFVNVFSPCVTFNDVDTYDYFRDQIVDLEETEHDPTDYDDARSRILDRDAEYQGVLYRNDDSVPYGESHGVAADMTDIPNGAPDDAMDLVREFY from the coding sequence ATGAGTTCCAACGTTCGATTCACCGACTTCAAATCCGACGCACAGCCGACCTGGTGTCCGGGCTGTGGCGACTTCGGCACCATGAACGGGATGATGAAAGCCTTAGCCGAGACCGGCAACAGCCCCGACGACACCTTCGTCGTCGCCGGCATCGGCTGTTCCGGCAAGATCGGGACGTACATGCGGTCGTACGCCATCCACGGCGTCCACGGCCGCGCGCTCCCGGTCGGCGCCGGCGTCAAACTCGCCAACCCCGACATCGAGGTGATGGTCGCGGGCGGCGACGGCGACGGCTACTCCATCGGCGCGGGCCATTTCATCCACGCCGTCCGCCGCAACGTCGACATGACCTACGTGGTCATGGACAACCGCATCTACGGACTGACGAAGGGCCAGGCCTCGCCGACCAGCCGCGAGGACTTCGAAACGTCGACGACGCCGGAAGGCCCCCAGCAACCGCCGGTCAATCCCCTGGCGCTCGCCCTCGCCGCGAGCGGCACCTTCATCGCCCAGTCGTTCTCGACGGACGCCCAGCGCCACGCCGACATCGTCAAGCAGGCCGTCGAACACGACGGCTTCGGCTTCGTCAACGTGTTCAGTCCCTGCGTGACGTTCAACGACGTCGACACGTACGACTACTTCCGCGATCAGATCGTCGACCTCGAGGAGACGGAGCACGACCCGACCGACTACGACGACGCCCGGTCGCGCATCCTCGACCGGGACGCGGAGTACCAGGGCGTCCTCTACCGCAACGATGACTCGGTGCCCTACGGCGAGAGCCACGGCGTCGCCGCCGACATGACCGACATCCCGAACGGCGCCCCCGACGACGCGATGGATCTCGTCCGCGAGTTCTACTGA
- a CDS encoding DUF373 family protein has protein sequence MTTLVLCVDRADDIGRTVGVSMPVDGWDAVRSLVTEVGLADPEDSTVNCLLESLRVTRDLRSDGEDAMVAVVSGAGNSAVGADRSVAAQIDTLLDRHDPDSAIVVTDSADDERLLPIVESRLPVDSVDRVVVRQARDIESTYYLLKQFLADEQLRSTVLVPLGVGLLLLPVLLVRFSVGVALAGLASLLGAAVLYKGLAIDDYLARLPDRTREALYSGQVSVVTYAVAGGLTLVGGFLGVLAVSPVDDSVSGVSLVPIMQFFYSSIPWLALAALTASAGRLLDELIDADRVPRPYLNLPFGVVALGLVVRGFAGYFLEREGVLTHLQLFGVPIPPTERLALFVVSAIVVSLAGVRIAATVDDADDADAETVDRP, from the coding sequence GTGACCACGCTCGTCCTGTGTGTCGACCGTGCCGACGACATCGGCCGGACCGTCGGCGTGTCGATGCCAGTCGACGGGTGGGATGCGGTGCGGTCGCTGGTGACGGAGGTCGGCCTCGCGGACCCCGAGGATTCGACGGTCAACTGCCTGCTCGAATCGCTGCGCGTCACGCGGGACCTCCGTAGCGACGGCGAGGACGCCATGGTCGCCGTCGTCTCCGGCGCGGGTAACTCCGCCGTCGGTGCCGACCGCTCCGTCGCGGCCCAGATCGATACGCTGCTCGACCGCCACGACCCCGACTCCGCCATCGTCGTCACGGACAGCGCCGACGACGAACGACTCCTCCCCATCGTCGAGAGTCGCCTCCCCGTCGACTCGGTCGACCGGGTCGTCGTCCGACAGGCCCGCGACATCGAGTCCACGTACTACCTCCTGAAGCAGTTCCTGGCCGACGAGCAACTCCGCTCGACCGTGCTGGTTCCGCTCGGCGTCGGCCTGCTCCTCCTGCCGGTGTTGCTCGTGCGGTTCTCCGTCGGCGTCGCGCTCGCGGGCCTCGCCTCGCTGCTCGGTGCTGCGGTGTTGTACAAGGGCCTCGCCATCGACGACTACCTCGCTCGCCTGCCCGACCGGACCCGTGAGGCCCTCTACTCGGGGCAGGTGTCGGTCGTCACTTACGCCGTCGCGGGCGGCCTCACGCTCGTCGGGGGGTTCCTCGGGGTGCTCGCCGTCTCCCCCGTCGACGACAGCGTCAGCGGCGTCAGCCTCGTCCCGATCATGCAGTTTTTCTACAGCAGCATCCCGTGGCTGGCGCTGGCGGCGCTCACCGCGAGCGCCGGGCGCCTCCTCGACGAACTCATCGACGCGGATCGGGTGCCGCGGCCGTATCTGAACCTCCCGTTCGGCGTCGTCGCCCTCGGTCTCGTCGTCCGCGGCTTCGCGGGCTACTTCCTCGAGCGCGAGGGCGTCCTCACCCACCTGCAACTGTTCGGCGTGCCGATCCCGCCGACCGAACGCCTCGCGCTTTTCGTCGTCTCCGCCATCGTCGTCTCGTTGGCCGGGGTCCGGATCGCTGCGACCGTCGATGACGCGGACGACGCCGACGCCGAGACCGTCGACCGCCCGTGA
- a CDS encoding MFS transporter yields MSTLSRFGTSVTDIVSDLRRDGSGWVLLFVSLGWFLSLGVRIVYPALLPQVTAEFGVSHATTGLFIGVLWTTYALFQFPGGALADAVGERVVLSGSVLFTILGVGALALSTTLPLFVLATILLGFSTGLYGTTRITVLSAVYDRMETTAISVSQASGNVGNVVLPATAGFVSVYLGWRGGFGVLVPLLLLSAAGLWLFVPRRAATATAEASFTQTMSKVAAAIRSPRVLAVTLLLSLNMFLYQSVTGFLPTYLTDVKGLAPSTAASLFSLFFATAIGIQFLSGAVADRFGNRVAITAFLGLSVPAFVLLTVAETFLALVGVIVLLSCMLGGMPAANAAGVSALPEEIQGSGFGLLRTGYIAFGAIGPLVVGQLADYGRFDGAFLLLGGVALAMSAWGAVFQRFGEGPSDQ; encoded by the coding sequence ATGTCCACGCTGTCTCGCTTCGGCACCTCGGTAACCGACATCGTCAGCGATCTTCGGCGCGACGGCTCCGGCTGGGTCCTGCTGTTCGTCTCGCTCGGCTGGTTTCTCTCGCTCGGCGTGCGCATCGTCTACCCGGCCCTCCTGCCGCAGGTGACCGCGGAGTTCGGTGTCAGCCACGCCACCACCGGCCTGTTCATCGGCGTCCTCTGGACGACGTACGCGCTCTTTCAGTTCCCGGGCGGCGCGCTGGCCGACGCAGTGGGCGAACGAGTCGTCCTCAGCGGGAGCGTCCTGTTCACCATCCTCGGGGTCGGCGCGCTCGCGCTCTCGACGACCCTCCCGCTGTTCGTGCTGGCGACGATTCTGCTCGGCTTCAGCACCGGCCTCTACGGAACCACCCGCATCACCGTGCTCTCGGCGGTGTACGACCGGATGGAGACGACCGCGATCAGCGTGAGCCAGGCGTCCGGCAACGTCGGTAACGTCGTCCTCCCCGCGACCGCTGGGTTCGTCAGCGTCTATCTGGGCTGGCGCGGTGGCTTCGGCGTTCTCGTGCCGCTCTTGCTCCTGTCGGCCGCGGGACTCTGGCTGTTCGTCCCGCGTCGGGCCGCGACGGCCACGGCGGAGGCGTCGTTCACGCAGACGATGTCGAAGGTCGCGGCGGCGATCAGAAGTCCCCGCGTGCTCGCGGTCACCCTCCTCCTGTCGCTCAACATGTTCCTCTACCAGAGCGTGACGGGGTTTCTCCCGACGTATCTCACTGATGTCAAGGGCCTGGCTCCGAGCACGGCGGCGTCGCTGTTCAGCCTCTTTTTCGCGACGGCCATCGGCATCCAGTTCCTGTCCGGCGCGGTGGCCGACCGCTTCGGCAACCGGGTCGCGATCACCGCGTTCCTCGGCCTCAGCGTTCCTGCGTTCGTCCTGCTGACCGTCGCCGAGACGTTTCTCGCGCTGGTCGGCGTCATCGTACTCCTGAGCTGTATGCTGGGCGGGATGCCCGCGGCGAACGCCGCGGGCGTCAGTGCGCTCCCCGAGGAGATTCAGGGCAGCGGGTTCGGCCTCCTCCGGACGGGTTACATCGCGTTCGGTGCGATCGGGCCGCTCGTGGTCGGACAGCTCGCCGACTACGGGCGGTTCGACGGCGCCTTTCTGTTGCTCGGCGGCGTCGCCCTCGCGATGAGCGCCTGGGGCGCCGTGTTTCAGCGGTTCGGCGAAGGGCCGTCGGACCAGTAG
- the sppA gene encoding signal peptide peptidase SppA, whose translation MSDGDDIGRLVIVGLGGFVAALLGIVVFVVVPGSFAELLGVLLTVGVVLVGTRAATRIADSVFPDYNTAEVAVKGPITRDGGKPGPLPGGVIGATADEIVEQIECADEDDAVDALLVKLDTPGGEVVPSDDIRRAAAAFDGPTIAYATDICASGGYWIASGCDELWARRPTVVGSIGVIGSQVNVSELADDLGVSYERFAAGKYKDAGMPLKELSEDEREYLQGIVDGFYDDFVDRVAEGREMDPEAIRDTEARVYLGEDAAERGLVDELGDRAAVEDHVADLLDTEVSVREFAPERGLADRLRGGVTAAVYAFGAGVASVVADEQGFRLRF comes from the coding sequence GTGAGTGACGGCGACGACATCGGTCGACTCGTGATCGTCGGCCTGGGCGGGTTCGTCGCGGCCCTCCTCGGCATCGTGGTCTTCGTGGTCGTTCCCGGATCGTTCGCGGAACTGCTCGGCGTGCTGTTGACCGTCGGCGTCGTACTGGTCGGCACCCGTGCCGCGACCCGGATCGCCGACTCGGTGTTTCCCGACTACAACACCGCCGAGGTGGCCGTCAAGGGGCCGATCACGCGAGACGGCGGAAAGCCCGGTCCGCTCCCGGGCGGAGTCATCGGCGCCACGGCCGACGAAATCGTCGAGCAGATCGAGTGCGCAGACGAGGACGACGCCGTCGACGCCCTCCTGGTGAAACTCGACACGCCCGGCGGGGAGGTCGTCCCGAGCGACGACATCCGCCGCGCGGCGGCGGCGTTCGACGGGCCGACCATCGCGTACGCGACCGACATCTGCGCCAGCGGCGGCTACTGGATCGCCAGCGGCTGTGACGAACTCTGGGCGCGACGGCCGACGGTCGTCGGCAGCATCGGCGTCATCGGCTCGCAGGTGAATGTCTCCGAGTTGGCCGACGACCTCGGGGTCTCCTACGAGCGCTTCGCCGCCGGCAAGTACAAGGACGCCGGGATGCCGCTGAAGGAACTCTCCGAAGACGAACGGGAGTACCTGCAGGGCATCGTCGACGGCTTCTACGACGACTTCGTCGACCGCGTGGCCGAGGGCCGGGAGATGGATCCCGAGGCGATCCGCGACACCGAGGCCCGCGTCTACCTCGGCGAGGATGCTGCCGAACGGGGACTGGTCGACGAACTCGGCGACAGGGCGGCCGTGGAGGACCACGTCGCGGACCTGCTCGACACCGAGGTGTCCGTCCGCGAGTTCGCGCCCGAGCGCGGACTGGCCGATCGCCTCCGGGGTGGTGTGACGGCCGCCGTCTACGCCTTTGGCGCGGGCGTCGCGAGCGTCGTCGCCGACGAGCAGGGCTTCCGTCTCCGGTTCTGA
- a CDS encoding digeranylgeranylglycerophospholipid reductase: MSDRFDVIVAGAGPAGAQCARDLAQRGYDVVVLEAEQEDGFPRQSNKSTAGTFPSMMASFGVPDEVVMNYTDDVVLESPNDHYVQHQPGAVLDFASFKRWLVQKGREEGATYRFDARVNGPIMEDGVIAGVRYAGDEEAYADIVVDATGPAAPLAKALDVSDLQRKHQAIGIEWEMEGVDIDHPQYADLTNTMMLRLDHEFAPGGYSWVFHTGGDTAKVGLCYIQNDNHDRYGRDDTSIDDYLEHWLDTDPRFADAERISDKQQHRGSAHIQMPDKLYTDSFMAIGDAVPTVDPLWGEGIHKGMKSGRMAAITADRCFTNEVPDTSAEAISVYSKLWHSEVAPRMRERLLMTELLYLAPNERYDTLMDDLRAADSDLLAKANAGNVRAMLSLLHLRDIPLLGKFAKERLTE, from the coding sequence ATGTCCGACCGTTTCGACGTGATTGTCGCCGGCGCGGGGCCCGCCGGGGCCCAGTGCGCCCGCGACCTCGCTCAGCGGGGGTACGATGTCGTCGTCCTCGAAGCCGAGCAGGAGGACGGCTTCCCCCGCCAGAGCAACAAGTCGACCGCCGGGACGTTTCCTTCGATGATGGCCTCGTTCGGCGTTCCGGACGAAGTCGTGATGAACTACACCGACGACGTGGTGCTGGAGTCGCCCAACGACCACTACGTCCAGCACCAGCCCGGTGCCGTCCTCGATTTCGCGTCGTTCAAGCGCTGGCTGGTGCAGAAGGGCCGCGAGGAGGGCGCGACCTACCGGTTCGACGCCCGAGTGAACGGCCCGATCATGGAGGACGGCGTGATCGCCGGCGTCCGGTACGCGGGCGACGAGGAAGCGTACGCCGACATCGTCGTCGACGCGACGGGGCCCGCGGCACCGCTCGCGAAGGCACTGGACGTGAGCGACCTGCAGCGCAAACACCAGGCCATCGGCATCGAGTGGGAGATGGAGGGCGTCGACATCGATCACCCGCAGTACGCCGACCTCACCAACACGATGATGCTCCGCCTGGATCATGAGTTCGCCCCTGGCGGCTACTCGTGGGTCTTCCACACCGGCGGCGACACCGCGAAGGTCGGTCTCTGTTACATCCAGAACGACAACCACGACCGGTACGGCCGTGACGACACGAGCATCGACGACTATCTCGAACACTGGCTCGACACCGACCCGCGCTTTGCCGACGCCGAGCGCATCTCGGACAAGCAGCAGCACCGCGGCTCCGCCCACATCCAGATGCCGGATAAGCTCTACACGGACAGCTTCATGGCCATCGGCGACGCTGTGCCGACCGTCGATCCGCTGTGGGGCGAGGGGATCCACAAGGGGATGAAATCGGGGCGGATGGCCGCCATCACCGCCGACCGCTGTTTCACGAACGAGGTGCCCGACACCTCGGCCGAAGCGATATCGGTGTACAGCAAACTCTGGCACAGCGAAGTGGCCCCGCGGATGCGAGAACGCCTCCTGATGACGGAACTGCTCTACCTCGCGCCGAACGAACGGTACGATACGCTGATGGACGACCTCCGTGCGGCCGACAGCGACCTGCTGGCGAAAGCCAACGCCGGGAACGTCCGCGCGATGCTCAGTCTGCTCCACCTCCGCGACATCCCCCTGCTCGGCAAGTTCGCGAAAGAGCGCCTGACGGAGTAG
- a CDS encoding endonuclease III domain-containing protein, translated as MPEEPAENVSGGTDGGGVDTQFPTGDPETRAEAVVDALGDMYWQKAYGGRDAFPCLVRTVLSQNTSDVASQPAFDALLQRYDGPDTDLAVTLVNADRERLAETIQPAGLHKQKSRVISEAAEEVVAEFGDSEAFDRFVRKGDPAAVRDRLLSIRGVGPKTADCVLLFAGGRGGVFPVDTHVHRVARRMGLAPPDADHEAVREALEESVPTEKCGFGHTAMIQFGRDYCSARKPACLDGPEACPLADLCDRVGVSPETGDVVDPADAT; from the coding sequence ATGCCCGAGGAACCAGCCGAGAACGTCAGCGGCGGCACCGACGGCGGCGGCGTCGACACTCAGTTCCCGACCGGTGATCCCGAAACGCGGGCCGAAGCCGTCGTCGACGCACTGGGCGACATGTACTGGCAGAAGGCCTACGGCGGCCGCGACGCCTTCCCCTGTCTCGTCCGCACGGTGCTGAGTCAGAACACGAGCGACGTGGCCAGCCAACCGGCGTTCGACGCCCTGCTCCAGCGCTACGACGGCCCCGACACCGACCTCGCCGTGACGCTGGTGAACGCCGACCGCGAGCGACTCGCCGAAACCATCCAACCGGCCGGCCTCCACAAGCAGAAATCCCGCGTCATCAGCGAGGCTGCCGAGGAAGTCGTCGCCGAGTTCGGCGACAGCGAGGCGTTCGACCGCTTCGTCCGGAAGGGCGACCCGGCCGCAGTGCGCGATCGACTCCTCTCGATCCGTGGCGTCGGCCCCAAGACTGCGGACTGCGTCCTCCTCTTTGCCGGCGGGCGCGGCGGCGTTTTCCCCGTCGATACACACGTCCACCGCGTCGCTCGCCGGATGGGCCTGGCGCCGCCGGACGCCGACCACGAGGCCGTTCGCGAGGCGCTCGAAGAATCCGTACCGACCGAGAAATGCGGATTCGGGCACACCGCAATGATCCAGTTCGGGCGCGACTACTGTTCGGCGCGAAAGCCAGCGTGTCTCGACGGTCCGGAGGCGTGCCCGCTCGCGGACCTGTGTGACCGGGTCGGCGTCTCACCCGAAACGGGCGACGTCGTCGACCCCGCGGACGCTACTTGA
- a CDS encoding coiled-coil protein — translation MVTTEEVLNEFDVAPLNEADNVELTDEQLENDSKGQLIKLAGQLRDRRNELNQMASERASKRDDLNAKTREKVDEAQEHREKRDELNEKVQEHKESRNELNAEANELFDQVEELKQDLELGDGKDLEELEEEIEELEFRQQTEVLSAEDERELIEKIEEKREEYQQRKDKLDDASELEDLVEEAEEVRSEASQHHQKVTELADKAQEHHNQMIEAYREADEIRDKADEMHELFVEAQEAADRHHEDFVRVQKRLRELDKEEEEEQQDEREAEREAAKEEAEEIYQKFKEGETLDTEDLMKLQKTGLL, via the coding sequence ATGGTAACAACTGAAGAAGTACTCAACGAATTCGACGTCGCACCCCTCAACGAAGCGGACAACGTCGAACTCACGGACGAGCAGCTCGAAAACGACTCGAAGGGACAGCTCATCAAACTCGCCGGACAGCTCCGGGACCGACGCAACGAACTCAACCAGATGGCGTCGGAGCGCGCCTCGAAGCGCGACGACCTGAACGCCAAGACGCGCGAGAAGGTCGACGAGGCCCAGGAACACCGCGAAAAGCGGGACGAACTCAATGAGAAGGTCCAGGAACACAAAGAGAGTCGTAACGAGCTCAACGCCGAGGCCAACGAACTCTTCGATCAGGTAGAAGAGCTGAAACAGGACCTCGAGCTCGGGGACGGCAAGGATCTGGAAGAACTCGAAGAGGAAATCGAGGAGCTCGAATTTCGACAGCAGACCGAAGTCCTGAGCGCCGAGGACGAACGCGAACTCATCGAGAAGATCGAGGAGAAACGCGAGGAGTACCAGCAGCGCAAGGACAAACTCGACGACGCGAGCGAACTCGAAGACCTCGTCGAGGAGGCCGAAGAGGTCCGCTCCGAAGCGTCCCAGCACCACCAGAAGGTGACGGAACTCGCGGACAAGGCCCAAGAACACCACAACCAGATGATCGAGGCCTACCGCGAGGCCGACGAGATCCGTGACAAGGCCGACGAGATGCACGAACTCTTCGTCGAGGCCCAGGAAGCGGCCGACCGCCACCACGAGGACTTCGTCCGCGTCCAGAAGCGCCTGCGCGAACTCGACAAGGAAGAGGAAGAGGAGCAGCAGGACGAGCGCGAAGCCGAGCGCGAGGCCGCCAAGGAGGAGGCCGAGGAGATCTACCAGAAGTTCAAGGAAGGCGAAACCCTCGACACCGAGGACCTGATGAAGCTCCAGAAAACGGGGCTTCTGTAG
- a CDS encoding aldo/keto reductase has product MSQSPNEPPMLGLGTWQNTDPEACANAVATALELGYRHIDTAQAYDNEEHVGDGLAQADIPRDDIFLATKVWIDQLAPDDVLSSTEESLDELGVDYVDLLYVHWPAGDYDAAETLAAFERLRDEGKIDHIGISNFEPDQVTEAIEVTDAPIFANQIECHPFLPQTELRDHCAANDIEVVAYSPLARGEVFDSPEIQAVAEKHDASEAQVSLAWLREKGVTAIPKATSETHIRDNWASRSVELDADDVARIDAIDERKRLVDPDFAPW; this is encoded by the coding sequence ATGTCTCAGTCCCCGAACGAACCGCCGATGCTCGGTCTCGGAACGTGGCAGAACACCGATCCGGAAGCGTGTGCCAACGCAGTGGCGACCGCCCTCGAACTGGGCTATCGCCACATCGACACCGCACAGGCCTACGACAACGAAGAACACGTCGGCGACGGCCTCGCGCAGGCGGACATCCCCCGCGACGACATCTTTCTCGCGACGAAGGTGTGGATCGATCAGCTCGCGCCCGACGACGTGCTGTCGTCGACCGAGGAGAGCCTCGACGAACTCGGCGTCGACTACGTCGACCTGCTCTACGTCCACTGGCCGGCCGGCGACTACGACGCCGCGGAGACGCTCGCCGCGTTCGAGCGACTCCGCGACGAGGGGAAAATCGACCACATCGGAATCAGCAACTTCGAACCCGATCAGGTGACCGAGGCCATCGAGGTGACCGACGCCCCCATCTTCGCGAACCAGATCGAATGCCACCCCTTCCTCCCGCAGACCGAACTCCGCGACCACTGCGCCGCCAACGACATCGAAGTCGTGGCGTACTCCCCGCTGGCCCGGGGCGAAGTGTTCGACTCACCGGAGATTCAGGCGGTCGCGGAGAAACACGACGCCAGCGAGGCCCAGGTGTCGCTCGCGTGGCTTCGCGAGAAGGGCGTGACGGCCATTCCGAAAGCCACGAGCGAGACCCACATCCGCGACAACTGGGCGTCGCGTTCGGTCGAACTCGATGCCGACGACGTGGCGCGGATCGACGCCATCGACGAGCGAAAACGCCTCGTCGACCCCGACTTCGCGCCCTGGTGA